The window AGTAGGTAAAACTGAAGAACAATTGAAAGCAGAAGGAGTAGCTTACAAAGTAGGATCTTTCCCAATGAGAGCATTAGGAAGAAGCCGGGCAAGTGGTGATACCGATGGTCTTGTGAAAATTATTGCAGACGAAAAAACCGACGAGGTTTTAGGAATGCATATCATTGGAGCAAGAGCAGCAGACCTTATTGCTGAAGGAGTAATTGCTATGGAATTCCGTGCAAGTGCTGAAGACATCGCAAGAAGTTCTCACGCTCACCCAACGTATGCAGAAGCTATTAAAGAAGCTGCATTGGATGCTACAGCGAAGAGATCTATCCACATGTAATATTTGATTAAAATTAATCATTTAAATAATAAAAGAGGAGCAGTTGCTCCTCTTTTTGTTTTTTCTTGCGCTTTAGAAACATTATCCTATTTGAACTCTTTGCGGCCTAGCATTTATCCAACCACTTTATTCATTGTTATAGTAGAATATACTTTTAATAGAAGTACATGAAGGATTTATTCATACATCAGACATAGTCGATGTTTAGAATTTCAGCTTTAATGGTGGGATAAGTTTTTTTGGCATAGAAATGGAGACTGATTTTGAAAAAATAAATATGAAGAAAATTTTTATAGGTTTAATGCTTGTGATGGGTGTCAGCTCTTTCGCTCAACAGGCTGGGAAGGCTGGTGAATTACTGAGAAATGAAGCATCTGCCACAGAAATGAGAATACCCAAATTTGATACAAAAAGCAAAACCTTTGATCGTAATCAAGAAAATGAAAGCGGCAGGATAAAAAATCCAAATTACCAATGGAATAATAACTATAGATATGCTGAGGTTTTTTTAAGAATTCCCGAACAAGGCTTTTTTACCGTTGAAGTTGGTGATCAGATGATTGCCAATGGCTCTGGAAAATATCGTTTTTTTGATCTTCAATCCGGAAGAATACCCATATCGATCTATGAAAATGGGTTTTTAATTTACAGAACCTCTCTGATGCTTCGAAATAATAGCAGAATGGTGTTAGATTTCTTCACCAATGAAGGTTTGTATCTGCTAGACTCATATCCTGTGCAAGGGCAATATGGATTTAATGACTGGAATGATCTCTGGAACAATCCATACGGGAACCAGTCCGGAAATTGGAATAATCCTGGGAATGTGATGGATAATGCTACTTTCCGCCAGTTTTTTGAAATGCTGCAGAAAAATGAAAAGTTTGATGATGGAAAATTAGCTATGATTAATCAACAGATGAGAAATTCTATGTTTACTGCAGTGCAGATAAGAGATTTGGTAAAGTCATTAAGTTTTGATAAAAATAAGTTAGCACTGGCAAAGTCTATGTATTCGAACTGTGTAGATAAGAATAAGTATTTTGTAGTATATGATGCCTTTGATTTTGAAAATAGTAAAAGAGAGCTAAGGGATTATATTTCCAAATAATACACAGAGAGAAGTTTTTTGACTTCTCTCTTTTTTTGCTAAAAATGAA of the Chryseobacterium capnotolerans genome contains:
- a CDS encoding DUF4476 domain-containing protein, whose protein sequence is MKKIFIGLMLVMGVSSFAQQAGKAGELLRNEASATEMRIPKFDTKSKTFDRNQENESGRIKNPNYQWNNNYRYAEVFLRIPEQGFFTVEVGDQMIANGSGKYRFFDLQSGRIPISIYENGFLIYRTSLMLRNNSRMVLDFFTNEGLYLLDSYPVQGQYGFNDWNDLWNNPYGNQSGNWNNPGNVMDNATFRQFFEMLQKNEKFDDGKLAMINQQMRNSMFTAVQIRDLVKSLSFDKNKLALAKSMYSNCVDKNKYFVVYDAFDFENSKRELRDYISK